One Heteronotia binoei isolate CCM8104 ecotype False Entrance Well chromosome 10, APGP_CSIRO_Hbin_v1, whole genome shotgun sequence genomic region harbors:
- the INSIG1 gene encoding insulin-induced gene 1 protein isoform X2, with protein sequence MENSVPGLEGHTCSCSCVAGRRKKAPVGGTASGLAAKVGEMLSSSVSNSPLTLMAHGAQKPSSSSLSSSSSSSLNLSRDVLQRSLVLFFVGTFLALVLNLLQIQRNVTLFPEEVMSTIFSSAWWVPPCCGTAAAVVGLLYPCIDSHLGEPHKFKREWASVMRCIAVFVGINHASAKLDFANNIQLSLTLAALSLGLWWTFDRSRSGLGLGITIAFLATLITQFLVYNGVYQYTSPDFLYIRSWLPCIFFSGGVTVGNIGRQLAMGVPEKPHSD encoded by the exons ATGGAGAATTCAGTCCCTGGACTGGAGGGTCATACCTGCAGTTGTTCCTGTGTTGCTGGGAGAAGGAAGAAAGCTCCCGTAGGAGGAACTGCTTCAGGGCTGGCAGCCAAGGTGGGCGAAATGCTGAGTTCATCTGTCTCAAACTCTCCTCTAACATTAATGgcccatggagcccagaagcccAGCAGCTCCAGCCTCAGCAGCAGCTCCAGCAGCAGCTTGAACTTGAGCCGGGACGTATTGCAGCGGAGCCTGGTGCTGTTCTTTGTGGGCACATTTCTGGCACTCGTGCTGAACTTGCTGCAGATCCAGAGAAATGTGACTCTGTTTCCAGAGGAAGTAATGTCAACCATCTTTTCTTCTGCCTGGTGGGTGCCCCCTTGCTGTGGAACAGCAGCAG CTGTTGTTGGTCTGCTGTATCCCTGCATTGATAGTCATCTTGGTGAGCCTCACAAATTCAAGAGAGAATGGGCCAGTGTCATGCGCTGTATAGCCGTTTTTGTTGGCATTAACCATGCAAGTGCT AAATTGGATTTTGCAAACAATATCCAGCTCTCCTTGACACTGGCAGCACTGTCATTGGGCCTCTGGTGGACATTCGATCGTTCCCGAAGCGGTCTGGGCCTTGGAATTACAATAGCTTTTCTAGCCACCCTGATTACACAGTTTCTTGTCTATAATGGAGTTTATCA gTATACCTCTCCAGATTTCCTTTACATCCGATCTTGGCTGCCATGTATTTTTTTCTCAGGTGGTGTGACTGTAGGGAACATAGGACGCCAGCTGGCTATG GGTGTTCCTGAGAAGCCTCACAGTGACTGA
- the INSIG1 gene encoding insulin-induced gene 1 protein isoform X1, whose protein sequence is MENSVPGLEGHTCSCSCVAGRRKKAPVGGTASGLAAKVGEMLSSSVSNSPLTLMAHGAQKPSSSSLSSSSSSSLNLSRDVLQRSLVLFFVGTFLALVLNLLQIQRNVTLFPEEVMSTIFSSAWWVPPCCGTAAAVVGLLYPCIDSHLGEPHKFKREWASVMRCIAVFVGINHASAKLDFANNIQLSLTLAALSLGLWWTFDRSRSGLGLGITIAFLATLITQFLVYNGVYQYTSPDFLYIRSWLPCIFFSGGVTVGNIGRQLAMVIIANLFLALLKGKM, encoded by the exons ATGGAGAATTCAGTCCCTGGACTGGAGGGTCATACCTGCAGTTGTTCCTGTGTTGCTGGGAGAAGGAAGAAAGCTCCCGTAGGAGGAACTGCTTCAGGGCTGGCAGCCAAGGTGGGCGAAATGCTGAGTTCATCTGTCTCAAACTCTCCTCTAACATTAATGgcccatggagcccagaagcccAGCAGCTCCAGCCTCAGCAGCAGCTCCAGCAGCAGCTTGAACTTGAGCCGGGACGTATTGCAGCGGAGCCTGGTGCTGTTCTTTGTGGGCACATTTCTGGCACTCGTGCTGAACTTGCTGCAGATCCAGAGAAATGTGACTCTGTTTCCAGAGGAAGTAATGTCAACCATCTTTTCTTCTGCCTGGTGGGTGCCCCCTTGCTGTGGAACAGCAGCAG CTGTTGTTGGTCTGCTGTATCCCTGCATTGATAGTCATCTTGGTGAGCCTCACAAATTCAAGAGAGAATGGGCCAGTGTCATGCGCTGTATAGCCGTTTTTGTTGGCATTAACCATGCAAGTGCT AAATTGGATTTTGCAAACAATATCCAGCTCTCCTTGACACTGGCAGCACTGTCATTGGGCCTCTGGTGGACATTCGATCGTTCCCGAAGCGGTCTGGGCCTTGGAATTACAATAGCTTTTCTAGCCACCCTGATTACACAGTTTCTTGTCTATAATGGAGTTTATCA gTATACCTCTCCAGATTTCCTTTACATCCGATCTTGGCTGCCATGTATTTTTTTCTCAGGTGGTGTGACTGTAGGGAACATAGGACGCCAGCTGGCTATGGTAATTATTGCCAATCTGTTTTTAGCTCTTCTAAAAGGGAAAATGTGA